Proteins found in one Flavobacterium channae genomic segment:
- the nqrC gene encoding NADH:ubiquinone reductase (Na(+)-transporting) subunit C has protein sequence MNRESNGYTFLFATVMVVLVASALAFAATALKPDQEANIKKEKMQYILKSFGVAVDRDASEEAYKKHIISEAVFDENGNEISKEAFTVDIAKVKGKFPIFNAEKDGKKFYVIPVRGMGLWDAIWGYVSVDENLKVDGIVFDHKSETPGLGGEITQDYFQKRFVGESIFDANGNLQGLKVIKGYAGGDDKADGEVDAISGATLTGNGVTEMLVRGLKPYEKYLKSIKK, from the coding sequence ATGAATAGAGAAAGTAACGGATATACATTTTTGTTTGCGACTGTTATGGTTGTTTTAGTAGCTTCTGCTTTAGCATTTGCTGCAACAGCTTTAAAGCCAGATCAAGAAGCAAACATTAAGAAAGAAAAAATGCAGTACATCCTTAAATCGTTTGGAGTTGCTGTAGATAGAGATGCTTCTGAAGAGGCATATAAAAAACACATTATTAGTGAAGCTGTTTTTGATGAAAACGGTAACGAAATAAGTAAAGAAGCTTTTACAGTTGATATTGCTAAAGTAAAAGGGAAATTTCCAATCTTTAATGCAGAAAAAGACGGTAAAAAATTCTATGTTATTCCAGTAAGAGGAATGGGATTATGGGATGCTATCTGGGGATATGTTTCAGTTGATGAAAACTTAAAAGTAGATGGTATCGTTTTTGATCATAAATCAGAAACTCCAGGATTAGGAGGAGAAATTACACAAGATTATTTTCAAAAACGTTTTGTTGGAGAAAGTATTTTTGATGCTAATGGAAACTTACAAGGTCTTAAAGTAATCAAAGGATATGCTGGTGGAGATGATAAAGCAGACGGTGAAGTTGATGCAATTTCAGGAGCTACTTTAACAGGAAATGGAGTAACAGAAATGTTAGTAAGAGGTTTAAAACCTTATGAGAAGTATTTAAAATCTATTAAAAAATAA
- a CDS encoding Na(+)-translocating NADH-quinone reductase subunit F produces MEALSLQDLHHLAMNHVGKELEKKGFEFIAINSQLKKHPQFVCVDKPTNTLHFVMVQAVTYPDNPAEYDVVFMETFINHAKEKKAKVLFAGVGFANAEDFEKPILKNQDYILNYEGIKEIL; encoded by the coding sequence ATGGAAGCATTATCACTACAAGACTTACACCATTTGGCCATGAATCACGTGGGAAAAGAACTTGAAAAAAAAGGATTTGAGTTTATTGCTATTAACAGCCAATTAAAAAAACACCCACAATTTGTTTGTGTAGATAAACCTACAAACACATTGCATTTTGTAATGGTACAAGCCGTTACCTATCCAGATAATCCTGCCGAATATGATGTGGTTTTTATGGAAACTTTCATTAATCATGCTAAAGAGAAAAAAGCTAAAGTTTTATTTGCTGGTGTAGGTTTTGCTAATGCAGAAGATTTCGAAAAACCGATTTTAAAAAATCAAGATTATATTTTAAATTATGAAGGAATTAAAGAGATTTTGTAG
- the nqrE gene encoding NADH:ubiquinone reductase (Na(+)-transporting) subunit E, with translation MFEYINIFLKSMFIDNMVFAYFLGMCSFLAVSKKVSTAIGLGIAVTFVQVITVPLNYLIYKYVLEAGALSWLDPSLKTMDLSFLNLIIFIAVVATLVQLVEMIVEKFSPSLYNSLGIFLPLIAVNCAILGGSLFMQLRVDTGAYQNIGHVVTFGFSSGLGWMIAIVAMAAIREKMEYSNVLAPLRGLGITFILTGLMAVGFMSFGGIDLNALNKKPEVKVEAPAPAVVETPVVDSVQVAVDSVKVDSTQTVK, from the coding sequence ATGTTTGAATATATCAATATATTTTTAAAATCCATGTTCATTGATAACATGGTGTTTGCATACTTCTTAGGAATGTGTTCATTCTTGGCTGTATCTAAAAAAGTATCAACTGCTATTGGATTAGGAATTGCGGTAACTTTCGTACAAGTAATTACAGTTCCATTAAACTATTTAATTTATAAATATGTTTTAGAAGCAGGTGCTTTATCTTGGTTAGACCCATCTTTAAAAACGATGGATTTAAGTTTCTTAAATCTTATCATCTTTATTGCGGTTGTTGCAACGTTAGTTCAATTAGTAGAAATGATTGTTGAGAAATTCTCTCCATCATTATATAACTCATTAGGTATCTTCTTGCCACTTATCGCGGTTAACTGTGCTATTTTAGGAGGTTCATTATTTATGCAATTACGTGTAGATACTGGTGCTTATCAAAATATCGGTCACGTTGTTACTTTTGGTTTCTCATCTGGTTTAGGTTGGATGATTGCAATTGTAGCTATGGCTGCTATTCGTGAGAAAATGGAATATTCTAATGTTTTAGCTCCATTAAGAGGTTTAGGTATTACTTTTATCTTAACAGGTTTAATGGCTGTAGGTTTCATGAGTTTTGGTGGTATTGATCTTAACGCATTAAACAAAAAGCCTGAGGTTAAAGTTGAAGCTCCAGCTCCAGCAGTTGTTGAAACTCCAGTAGTTGATTCAGTTCAAGTAGCTGTTGATTCTGTAAAAGTAGATTCAACTCAAACAGTTAAATAA
- the nqrF gene encoding NADH:ubiquinone reductase (Na(+)-transporting) subunit F, with protein MFELITYSILAFLALILLMVFMLLYAKSKLVNSGAVKIKINGENEIEVGGGATLLTTLGNNKIFLPSACGGGGSCLQCKCKVLDGGGEPLPTEIPNFTRKELAEGWRLGCQVKVKQDMIIEVPEEIFGIKKFEAKVYSNYNVASFIKEFIVELPEDMHYEAGGYIQIEIPSCEVKFTDIDITAHPVEHPGEPDKFQVEWDKFKLWPLVMKNNELVERAYSMASYPAEGRKIMLNVRIATPPFDRATNDWMKVNPGVASSYVFSRKAGDTVTVSGPYGEFFINESEAEMLYVGGGAGMAPMRSHLYHLFRTVKTGRKVTYWYGGRSKRELFYVDHFRALEKDFPNFKFHIALSEPLPEDNWKVKDGPNGEGDGFVGFIHNVVIDNHLKLHDSPEDIEFYFCGPPMMNNAVVKMCDDWGVPKENVRFDDFGG; from the coding sequence ATGTTTGAATTAATTACATATTCGATTTTAGCTTTCTTAGCGCTAATTTTACTAATGGTGTTTATGCTATTATACGCAAAATCAAAATTAGTAAACTCGGGTGCTGTAAAGATTAAAATTAACGGTGAAAACGAAATTGAAGTAGGTGGAGGTGCAACACTTTTAACTACTTTAGGAAATAATAAAATCTTTTTACCATCTGCTTGTGGTGGTGGGGGTTCTTGTTTACAATGTAAATGTAAAGTATTAGATGGTGGTGGTGAGCCATTACCAACAGAAATACCAAACTTTACTCGTAAAGAATTAGCTGAAGGATGGAGATTAGGATGTCAGGTTAAAGTAAAACAAGACATGATTATCGAAGTTCCAGAAGAAATTTTTGGTATCAAAAAATTCGAAGCAAAAGTATATTCTAACTACAATGTAGCTTCTTTCATTAAAGAGTTTATTGTTGAGTTACCAGAAGATATGCACTACGAAGCTGGAGGTTATATACAAATTGAAATCCCTTCTTGTGAGGTTAAATTCACGGATATCGATATTACTGCTCACCCTGTGGAACACCCAGGTGAACCAGATAAATTCCAAGTAGAGTGGGATAAGTTCAAATTATGGCCTTTAGTTATGAAAAATAACGAATTGGTTGAAAGAGCTTACTCTATGGCTTCTTACCCTGCAGAAGGAAGAAAAATCATGTTAAACGTTCGTATTGCTACACCTCCATTTGATAGAGCTACTAACGATTGGATGAAAGTGAACCCTGGAGTTGCTTCTTCTTACGTTTTCTCTAGAAAAGCAGGTGATACAGTAACGGTTTCTGGTCCTTATGGTGAATTCTTCATCAATGAGTCTGAAGCTGAAATGTTGTATGTAGGTGGTGGAGCTGGTATGGCACCAATGCGTTCGCACTTATATCACTTATTCCGTACAGTTAAAACAGGAAGAAAAGTAACCTATTGGTACGGAGGTCGTTCTAAGCGTGAGTTATTCTATGTAGATCACTTTAGAGCTTTAGAGAAAGATTTTCCTAACTTTAAATTCCATATCGCTTTATCAGAGCCTTTACCAGAAGATAACTGGAAAGTGAAAGATGGACCAAATGGAGAAGGAGATGGTTTCGTAGGATTTATCCATAACGTAGTTATCGATAATCACTTGAAATTACACGATTCACCAGAAGATATCGAATTCTATTTCTGTGGACCACCAATGATGAATAACGCAGTTGTAAAAATGTGTGACGATTGGGGTGTGCCAAAAGAAAATGTTCGTTTCGACGACTTCGGAGGTTAA
- a CDS encoding NADH:ubiquinone reductase (Na(+)-transporting) subunit D: protein MAENNKEGLFSKSNIKLITNPFNDDNPVTVQVLGICSALAVTVQMKNAFVMALSVTAVVALSNVIVSLIRNLIPNRIRIIVQLVVVALLVILVDQILKAYAYDVSKQLSVFVGLIITNCIVMGRLEAFALGNGPWKSFLDGIGNGLGYGIILMIVAFFRELLGSGKIFGIEILGNAVDKTGAYAHGYVNNGFMLLAPMALITVGIVIWVQRGINKKLIEKK, encoded by the coding sequence ATGGCAGAAAACAACAAAGAAGGATTATTTTCAAAAAGTAATATTAAGTTAATTACAAATCCATTTAATGACGATAACCCAGTAACAGTTCAAGTACTTGGTATTTGTTCTGCTTTAGCGGTAACTGTTCAAATGAAAAATGCCTTTGTAATGGCACTTTCAGTAACGGCGGTTGTTGCGTTAAGTAACGTTATTGTATCTTTAATTAGAAATTTAATTCCTAACCGTATTCGTATTATTGTTCAGTTAGTAGTAGTAGCTTTATTGGTAATTTTAGTAGACCAAATCTTAAAAGCTTATGCTTACGACGTAAGTAAACAATTATCGGTATTCGTTGGATTAATTATTACAAACTGTATTGTAATGGGACGTTTAGAGGCTTTCGCTTTAGGTAACGGTCCATGGAAATCATTTTTAGATGGTATTGGAAACGGATTAGGATATGGAATTATCTTAATGATTGTAGCTTTCTTCAGAGAATTATTAGGTTCTGGAAAAATCTTCGGAATTGAAATCTTAGGAAATGCAGTAGATAAAACTGGAGCATATGCACACGGATATGTTAATAATGGTTTTATGTTATTAGCACCAATGGCTCTTATTACAGTAGGTATTGTTATCTGGGTACAAAGAGGTATCAACAAAAAATTAATTGAGAAAAAATAA